One window from the genome of Phocoena phocoena chromosome 15, mPhoPho1.1, whole genome shotgun sequence encodes:
- the ADRA1D gene encoding alpha-1D adrenergic receptor, with amino-acid sequence MTFRYLLNVSFEGPCSDSSAGSSSAGGGGGGAGGAAASEGRAVDGVRVTAGGSSGGGVVGAGNGEDNRSSAGEPGSTGAGGEVNGTAAVGGLVVSAQGVGVGVFLAAFILTAVAGNLMVILSVACNRHLQTVTNYFIVNLAVADLLLSTTVLPFSATMEVLGFWAFGRAFCDVWAAVDVLCCTASILSLCTISVDRYVGVRHSLKYPAIMTERKAAAILALLWAVALVVSVGPLLGWKEPVPPDERFCGITEEAGYAVFSSLCSFYLPMAVIVVMYCRVYVVARSTTRSLEAGVKRERGKASEVVLRIHCRGASTGSDGAHGGMRSAKGHTFRSSLSVRLLKFSREKKAAKTLAIVVGVFVLCWFPFFFVLPLGSLFPQLKPSEGVFKVIFWLGYFNSCVNPLIYPCSSREFKRAFLRLLRCQCHRSRQHHRPLWSIYGHHWQASNGGPRPDYAPGPGAAPSGALLALTAPSAPGSPGTRKAQAPVVGRRKPPCAFRKWRLLGPFRKPTTPLHAKVSSLSQKKHARESACALHLEVEAVCLGVRSEAAEGTTCQAYELANSSLLRETDI; translated from the exons ATGACTTTCCGCTATCTCCTGAACGTCAGTTTCGAGGGACCCTGCTCAGACAGCAGCGCCGGGAGCTCCAGCGCGGGCGGTGGCGGGGGTGGCGCGGGCGGCGCGGCCGCCTCCGAGGGCCGGGCGGTGGACGGCGTGCGGGTGACCGCAGGCGGTAGCAGCGGCGGCGGCGTGGTGGGCGCGGGCAACGGCGAGGACAACCGGAGCTCCGCTGGGGAGCCGGGGAGCACCGGCGCCGGCGGCGAGGTGAACGGCACGGCGGCCGTCGGGGGGCTGGTGGTGAGTGCGCAGGGCGTGGGCGTGGGCGTCTTCCTGGCCGCCTTCATCCTCACGGCCGTGGCGGGCAACCTGATGGTCATCCTCTCCGTGGCCTGCAACCGCCACCTGCAGACGGTCACAAACTATTTCATTGTGAACCTGGCCGTGGCCGACCTGCTGCTGAGCACCACGGTGCTCCCCTTCTCGGCCACCATGGAGGTTCTGGGCTTCTGGGCCTTCGGTCGGGCCTTCTGCGACGTGTGGGCCGCCGTGGATGTGCTGTGCTGCACGGCCTCCATCCTCAGCCTCTGCACAATCTCGGTGGACCGGTACGTGGGCGTACGCCACTCGCTCAAGTACCCAGCCATCATGACCGAGCGCAAGGCGGCCGCCATCCTGGCGCTGCTCTGGGCCGTAGCCCTCGTGGTGTCTGTGGGGCCGCTGCTGGGTTGGAAGGAGCCGGTGCCCCCTGACGAGCGCTTCTGCGGCATCACGGAGGAGGCGGGATATGCAGTTTTCTCCTCCCTGTGCTCTTTCTACCTGCCTATGGCCGTCATTGTGGTCATGTACTGCCGCGTGTATGTGGTAGCGCGAAGCACCACGCGCAGCCTGGAGGCGGGAGTCAAGCGCGAGCGGGGCAAGGCCTCAGAGGTGGTGCTGCGCATCCACTGTCGCGGCGCAAGCACTGGCTCAGATGGAGCCCACGGTGGGATGCGCAGCGCCAAGGGCCACACCTTCCGCAGCTCACTGTCGGTGCGTCTGCTCAAGTTCTCCCGTGAGAAGAAGGCGGCCAAGACGCTGGCCATCGTCGTGGGCGTCTTCGTGCTCTGCTGGTTcccctttttctttgttctgccaCTGG GCTCCCTGTTCCCACAGCTGAAGCCCTCAGAGGGCGTCTTCAAGGTTATCTTCTGGCTGGGCTACTTCAACAGTTGCGTGAACCCGCTCATCTACCCTTGCTCCAGCCGGGAGTTCAAGCGGGCCTTCCTCCGCCTCCTGCGCTGCCAATGCCATCGTAGTCGCCAGCACCACCGCCCCCTCTGGAGCATCTACGGTCACCACTGGCAAGCCTCGAATGGCGGCCCGCGCCCTGACTACGCTCCTGGCCCAGGCGCCGCACCCTCCGGGGCCCTGCTGGCCCTCACCGCGCCCTCAGCCCCAGGCTCCCCAGGCACACGCAAGGCGCAGGCTCCGGTCGTCGGCCGTCGAAAGCCGCCCTGCGCCTTTCGCAAGTGGAGGCTTCTCGGGCCGTTCCGGAAACCCACCACCCCGCTGCATGCCAAGGTCTCCAGCCTGTCGCAAAAGAAGCACGCCAGAGAGTCTGCGTGCGCCCTGCACTTGGAGGTGGAAGCTGTGTGCTTAGGCGTCCGCAGTGAGGCAGCTGAGGGCACCACCTGCCAGGCCTACGAATTGGCAAACTCTAGCCTTCTCCGGGAGACTGATATTTAA